A genomic region of Leptospira mtsangambouensis contains the following coding sequences:
- a CDS encoding STAS domain-containing protein gives MEPVQNLKKTNIGFDITWEGYLTVPFVKDWKKLSEVWTSGKGQVYLLDLSGIQRVDSAGIQFLMYLKTLSQKNHFSLKLENHSLPVLKVLDLLGLVSFFGDRVKVKKEHSNEVEFRYGTRKNN, from the coding sequence ATGGAACCTGTCCAAAACCTAAAAAAAACAAACATAGGCTTTGATATCACTTGGGAAGGGTATTTAACCGTACCCTTTGTTAAGGATTGGAAAAAACTATCAGAGGTTTGGACAAGTGGAAAAGGACAAGTATATTTGTTAGACTTAAGTGGAATCCAACGAGTGGACTCAGCAGGGATTCAGTTCTTGATGTATCTTAAAACTTTAAGTCAAAAAAATCACTTTTCCTTAAAATTAGAAAACCACTCACTACCTGTTTTGAAAGTTTTAGACCTTTTGGGACTCGTTAGTTTTTTTGGTGATCGAGTGAAGGTAAAAAAAGAGCACTCGAACGAAGTAGAATTTAGATATGGTACGAGGAAAAACAACTAA
- a CDS encoding sensor histidine kinase, producing the protein MDLDPWSLLKASLEGNDSGTAILSIDRSSKKSEILIKNQIFASLEPEFDLNTFLCKKIENSDFSTELIYITNGTILEASFGKFQFPEGKKNKEYTKFFIKDITTKQRQEEEIAWRLRFELGVASSIQILIQQPSIREGLPQAIYQLLYFTEMDSVFFLKYETVGKKDFFKTWANERKTTKYPLLPEKCQTEDWYDLGLGRWVHKLKKGKTIYLDPNKALPREKWFFEQTKAETILLIPVRFENRFLGVMGFFKYKQNSPIEHENLLIYQTVSRWMGLFVQRDLDLTELNRYKSTLESLVLERTVALTKTKEELEHAYRAKTEFLAHMSHELRTPLNSIIGFSKLIQLPDSDETGKEYLNYIYTGGTRLLNMINEILNLMKIESGQIQIQLTSFKPEDICRQTLDLIQPQANAKGMEIRFRPPLQSKVIHSDGGKIQQILLNLLSNAIKYANHPYIELDCEWAEGNLEISVRDFGPGISEEDQNRIFHTFTRLNDDGKIEGTGLGLSISQGLANRLGGSLELKSQLGQGSIFKLKLPEIIK; encoded by the coding sequence ATGGATCTGGATCCTTGGTCATTGCTAAAGGCCTCTTTAGAGGGGAATGACTCGGGAACCGCCATTCTTTCCATTGATAGGTCGTCTAAAAAATCTGAGATCCTAATTAAAAATCAAATATTTGCATCATTAGAACCAGAATTTGATTTAAACACCTTTCTTTGCAAAAAAATTGAGAACTCAGACTTTTCCACAGAACTCATTTATATCACAAACGGAACCATTCTGGAAGCTTCCTTTGGTAAGTTTCAATTTCCAGAAGGAAAAAAAAACAAAGAATACACAAAATTCTTTATAAAAGATATTACCACCAAACAAAGACAAGAAGAAGAAATTGCCTGGAGACTTCGGTTTGAATTAGGGGTAGCCTCCTCAATTCAAATACTCATCCAACAACCTTCCATTCGAGAAGGCTTACCACAAGCAATCTATCAGTTGTTATACTTTACTGAAATGGATTCTGTTTTTTTTCTTAAATATGAAACGGTAGGAAAAAAAGACTTTTTTAAAACTTGGGCCAACGAACGAAAGACCACCAAATACCCTTTATTGCCAGAAAAATGCCAAACGGAAGATTGGTATGATTTGGGTCTTGGTCGTTGGGTTCATAAACTAAAAAAAGGAAAAACCATTTATTTAGACCCAAACAAAGCCTTACCAAGAGAAAAATGGTTCTTCGAACAAACCAAAGCCGAAACAATACTACTCATTCCTGTTCGTTTTGAAAATCGCTTTTTGGGAGTTATGGGTTTTTTCAAATACAAACAGAATTCGCCCATCGAACATGAAAATCTTTTGATTTACCAAACGGTTAGTCGTTGGATGGGACTTTTTGTCCAACGGGATTTGGATCTTACAGAACTGAATCGCTACAAATCAACATTAGAATCTTTAGTTTTAGAAAGGACCGTTGCCCTTACCAAAACGAAAGAAGAATTGGAACACGCCTACCGAGCTAAAACTGAATTTTTAGCCCATATGAGTCACGAACTAAGAACACCCTTAAATTCCATCATCGGATTTTCGAAACTGATTCAGTTACCTGATTCAGATGAAACCGGAAAGGAATACTTAAACTATATTTATACCGGTGGAACGAGACTCCTAAATATGATCAACGAAATCCTAAATTTGATGAAAATCGAATCGGGACAAATTCAAATCCAATTAACATCGTTTAAACCAGAAGACATATGTCGCCAAACATTGGATTTAATCCAACCACAAGCCAACGCAAAGGGAATGGAAATTCGATTTCGTCCACCTTTACAATCAAAGGTGATCCACTCTGACGGTGGAAAAATCCAACAAATTCTACTCAACCTCCTTTCAAACGCTATCAAATACGCAAATCATCCCTATATCGAATTGGATTGTGAATGGGCGGAGGGAAATTTAGAGATTTCTGTCCGTGATTTTGGGCCAGGGATTTCAGAAGAGGATCAAAACCGTATTTTTCATACCTTCACCCGGTTAAACGACGACGGAAAAATCGAAGGAACGGGGCTCGGTCTTTCGATTTCTCAAGGTTTGGCGAACCGGCTAGGAGGTTCACTAGAACTTAAATCCCAATTAGGGCAAGGTTCCATTTTTAAACTCAAGTTACCCGAAATAATAAAATAA
- a CDS encoding ATP-binding response regulator: MVESNVNQSQSSQARVKEHLRRPKEPILIIEDKKENQVLLEAICKRIGMDADVAEDGKIALEMAAKRPYSLYLVDLMMPVLDGKSFIREQKKLEPNAVFMIQTAIDQIDEIIEIMKMGVYDYLLKPLHVEIVADRLEKALEYVYLKRMESLLVDEESKELKSQLEWLNYKESHRKTNEVNSELHSILNLKTTLMQGSGLGAISTIIDSIQQMKVDLGKDYSINKEFWDLLYENHEHNIAMMSGLDLAVDLIQNNTNLVRTKSEDLLGLLPSLVESFRDEIIERELKVNLPVVKQSVFLDLDLESMKVAIHEIFTNGLKYSKRKSHFDVFVTFVDGYFCLSAKNNIIDDEYAKQLAQSEKKLIEPFFRIHPPVESFYSKEKFSLGLGLTMVDFILHRHNGMFFIRNAIDHTTEVKADCIIAEVFLPIQNEK, from the coding sequence ATGGTGGAATCGAACGTAAACCAAAGTCAATCCTCCCAGGCTCGGGTAAAGGAACACCTAAGGCGTCCCAAAGAACCAATCCTGATCATTGAGGATAAAAAAGAAAACCAAGTCCTACTAGAAGCCATCTGTAAGCGGATTGGTATGGATGCAGATGTAGCCGAAGATGGGAAGATAGCCCTTGAGATGGCTGCAAAACGTCCATATAGTCTATATTTGGTGGATTTAATGATGCCCGTTTTGGATGGAAAATCATTCATCCGTGAACAAAAAAAATTAGAACCAAATGCCGTTTTTATGATTCAAACTGCCATCGACCAAATCGATGAAATCATAGAAATCATGAAAATGGGCGTGTATGATTATCTTTTAAAGCCTCTCCATGTCGAAATTGTTGCAGATCGTTTAGAAAAAGCATTAGAATACGTCTACTTAAAGCGAATGGAATCACTTCTCGTTGATGAAGAATCAAAAGAATTAAAGAGCCAATTGGAATGGCTTAATTACAAAGAATCACATAGAAAAACCAATGAAGTAAATTCGGAACTCCATTCGATTTTAAATTTAAAAACTACTTTGATGCAAGGTTCAGGCCTTGGAGCCATTTCAACGATCATAGATTCCATCCAACAAATGAAAGTGGATCTTGGCAAAGATTACTCAATCAACAAAGAGTTTTGGGATCTTTTGTATGAAAATCACGAACACAATATTGCTATGATGAGTGGATTAGATTTGGCAGTAGACCTAATCCAAAACAATACAAATTTGGTTAGAACAAAAAGTGAAGACCTACTCGGTTTACTTCCTTCTCTTGTTGAATCATTTCGAGATGAAATTATCGAACGTGAATTAAAGGTAAACTTACCAGTTGTAAAACAATCTGTTTTCCTTGACCTTGATTTAGAATCAATGAAAGTTGCCATTCATGAAATATTTACCAATGGGCTTAAATATTCTAAAAGAAAATCTCATTTTGATGTTTTTGTTACCTTTGTGGATGGTTACTTTTGCCTCTCTGCTAAAAACAACATCATCGATGATGAATATGCCAAACAACTGGCTCAGTCTGAAAAAAAACTGATCGAACCTTTTTTCAGAATCCACCCACCCGTTGAAAGTTTTTATTCAAAAGAAAAATTCAGTTTGGGATTGGGGTTAACGATGGTTGATTTTATCCTACATAGACACAATGGGATGTTTTTCATACGAAATGCCATCGACCATACTACGGAAGTCAAAGCAGACTGCATCATTGCAGAAGTATTTTTACCAATCCAAAACGAAAAATAA
- a CDS encoding response regulator, with the protein MNRKILIIDDSAVFRKIISVHLKNANFDLIEAGDGLEGLKQLEGNEVDLIVSDMNMPNMDGISFIKKVKENPKYKFTPIIMLTTESQPEKKQQGIDAGAKAWLTKPFSPEELLDTISKLVT; encoded by the coding sequence ATGAATAGGAAGATATTGATCATCGATGACTCTGCAGTATTCAGAAAGATTATCTCTGTACATCTAAAGAATGCAAACTTCGATCTCATTGAAGCAGGTGATGGATTAGAGGGTTTAAAACAATTAGAAGGCAACGAAGTGGATTTGATCGTTTCAGATATGAATATGCCAAACATGGATGGGATAAGTTTTATCAAAAAAGTGAAAGAGAATCCTAAATACAAATTCACACCCATCATCATGTTAACAACAGAATCCCAACCAGAAAAAAAACAACAAGGGATAGATGCTGGTGCAAAAGCATGGTTAACGAAACCATTTTCTCCAGAAGAATTGTTGGATACAATCTCCAAACTAGTAACGTAA
- a CDS encoding methyl-accepting chemotaxis protein encodes MKNIKISTKLIGFFLTGLIFVIWTSAYSWGILTDVSHSEETTRIHLQKTENLTSIWNLSQSIQSDLFTVLQSQEVDKTYVAKIKYDLEKLNSAWEQIVSLQASTEESTIIKTTISQKDDYLNIIKSYVNEPEDPTKKENLKSNLSEYWKPYSSSISKWNSQLTKESISEISKGMVTPKEKLFPVYISGIVFLLITASLLFLLLKQVGKPLRDAIQIKTALDCVSTNVMIADLDLKVVYMNKSIRGMFDKSEADIKTQIRNFSLKDLMGSNIDSYHKDPSHQRRLLGTFTSEHKTSIKIGNREFNLIANPIITNSGERLGSVVEWADVTEANANSKAIERSQATIEFSMDGTVTTANEKFLNLMDYSLNEIKGQHHRIFLESQEANSEAYRQFWAALNRGEYQSSEFKRIGKNGKEVWLQATYTPILDANGRPYKVIKFATDITENKKLVREFIGQIEAINKAQATIEFNMDGTIITANDIFLKTMGYGLQEIVGKHHRMFVESSMVNSEEYRQFWAALNRSEYQTAEYRRIGKDGKIVWLQATYNPILDLNGKPYKVIKFATDITEQKNLAIETSRIVDDLVVGLSALEKGDLTQLITSEYEGGFAKLRDSFNNTSKKLVDIINDVRTNTDALVNAADEVASTASTLSQGASEQAASVEETSASLEEMGASIDQNAENAKQTDTIATKSARDAKQGGEAVRNTVSAMKEIADKISIIEDIAYQTNLLALNAAIEAARAGEHGKGFAVVASEVRKLAERSQKSANEIGSLAGSSVQIAESAGKLIEEIVPAINKTADLVQEITAASQEQSSGVNEVNKAMGQLDQVSQQSASASEELAAIAEELQAQSEKLLSSISFFKLGKHSTLQSALDSKHSKLAAKTATRLQTPNPRKVDSSDDNNKFQKY; translated from the coding sequence ATGAAAAACATAAAGATAAGCACTAAGCTAATAGGCTTTTTTCTTACAGGTCTAATTTTTGTAATTTGGACTTCTGCTTATTCTTGGGGAATACTGACTGATGTAAGTCATTCGGAAGAAACAACACGGATTCATCTGCAAAAAACAGAAAACCTAACTTCCATTTGGAACCTAAGTCAATCGATCCAATCCGATCTCTTCACCGTCCTCCAGTCGCAAGAAGTAGACAAAACCTATGTTGCCAAAATTAAATATGACTTAGAAAAACTGAATTCAGCTTGGGAACAAATTGTCTCTCTCCAGGCGTCTACAGAAGAATCAACAATCATAAAGACAACTATATCGCAAAAAGATGATTATTTAAACATTATAAAATCCTATGTAAACGAACCAGAGGATCCTACAAAAAAAGAAAATTTAAAATCAAATCTTTCGGAATATTGGAAACCCTACTCTAGTTCTATCTCCAAATGGAATTCCCAACTCACAAAAGAAAGTATTTCTGAAATTTCAAAAGGTATGGTGACTCCAAAGGAAAAACTATTCCCGGTTTATATTTCAGGAATTGTCTTTCTTCTCATCACTGCTAGCTTACTATTCTTACTACTCAAACAGGTTGGAAAACCACTAAGAGATGCAATTCAAATCAAAACAGCCTTAGATTGTGTCTCTACAAACGTAATGATTGCTGACTTAGACTTAAAAGTTGTCTACATGAACAAATCAATTCGCGGTATGTTTGATAAATCGGAAGCAGACATCAAGACCCAAATTAGAAATTTTTCACTCAAAGATCTAATGGGAAGTAATATTGATAGTTACCATAAAGACCCAAGCCACCAGCGCAGACTTCTTGGAACCTTCACATCCGAACACAAAACTAGCATTAAAATAGGAAACAGAGAGTTTAATTTAATTGCTAACCCTATCATTACAAATTCTGGCGAACGTTTGGGCAGTGTAGTGGAATGGGCGGATGTTACGGAAGCCAATGCGAATTCGAAAGCCATTGAAAGATCACAAGCAACCATTGAATTCAGTATGGATGGAACAGTTACAACAGCAAATGAAAAGTTCCTCAATTTAATGGATTACAGTCTAAATGAAATCAAAGGCCAACACCATAGAATTTTCCTTGAGTCACAAGAAGCAAATTCAGAAGCCTATCGCCAATTTTGGGCTGCTCTCAATCGAGGGGAATACCAATCATCTGAATTCAAACGTATTGGGAAAAATGGAAAAGAAGTTTGGCTACAAGCCACTTACACACCAATTCTTGATGCTAACGGTCGACCATACAAAGTCATCAAATTTGCCACTGATATCACAGAAAACAAAAAACTAGTAAGGGAATTTATTGGCCAAATCGAAGCAATTAACAAAGCACAAGCGACGATTGAATTCAATATGGACGGAACAATCATCACTGCAAATGATATCTTTTTAAAAACAATGGGTTATGGATTGCAAGAAATTGTTGGCAAACACCACAGAATGTTTGTGGAATCTTCCATGGTCAACTCAGAGGAATACAGACAGTTTTGGGCAGCCCTCAATAGAAGTGAATACCAAACAGCTGAATACCGTAGGATAGGTAAAGATGGAAAAATTGTGTGGTTGCAAGCCACTTACAACCCGATCCTCGATTTGAATGGAAAACCATATAAGGTCATCAAATTTGCCACCGACATCACAGAACAAAAAAATCTAGCAATCGAAACTTCACGTATTGTAGATGATCTTGTTGTTGGACTCTCTGCATTAGAAAAAGGTGATCTCACACAATTGATCACTAGCGAATACGAGGGAGGATTTGCTAAACTTAGAGATTCTTTCAATAATACATCTAAAAAATTAGTTGATATCATCAACGATGTAAGAACAAACACTGATGCACTTGTCAACGCTGCAGACGAAGTGGCTTCTACAGCGAGTACACTCTCCCAAGGTGCAAGTGAACAAGCAGCCTCTGTAGAAGAAACATCGGCTTCCTTGGAAGAGATGGGTGCCTCTATTGACCAAAATGCTGAAAATGCAAAACAGACAGATACCATTGCAACAAAATCTGCTAGAGACGCAAAACAAGGTGGAGAAGCAGTCAGAAATACTGTTTCGGCAATGAAAGAGATCGCTGACAAAATTTCCATTATTGAAGACATTGCATACCAAACCAACTTACTTGCATTAAATGCTGCAATTGAAGCAGCAAGAGCAGGAGAACATGGAAAAGGATTTGCTGTCGTCGCCTCTGAAGTGAGAAAATTGGCAGAACGTTCACAGAAATCTGCTAACGAAATTGGAAGTTTAGCAGGAAGTTCCGTACAAATTGCGGAGTCTGCAGGAAAACTCATTGAAGAAATTGTTCCCGCTATCAATAAAACAGCAGACCTTGTGCAAGAAATTACAGCAGCAAGTCAGGAACAATCTTCCGGAGTGAATGAAGTAAATAAGGCAATGGGCCAACTAGACCAGGTTTCCCAACAGTCAGCAAGTGCATCGGAAGAACTAGCAGCCATTGCTGAGGAATTACAAGCCCAATCAGAAAAATTACTTTCTTCTATAAGTTTTTTCAAATTGGGAAAACATTCGACACTACAATCCGCCTTAGATTCAAAACACTCAAAACTAGCGGCCAAAACTGCCACTCGACTACAAACACCAAACCCAAGAAAGGTGGATTCGTCAGATGATAACAACAAGTTCCAAAAATATTAA
- a CDS encoding flagellin → MIINHNVSAIFAHRTLKSNDANLSKDIEKLSSGMRINKAGDDASGLAVSEKMRTQIAGLRRAEQNTEDGMSLIQTAEGYLQETHEIVQRVRVLAVQAANGIYSEEDRQQIQVEVSQLVDEIDRIASQAEFNKMKLLTGAFARLNPTASMWFHIGANMHQRERVYIETMNTAALGLRNPTVLTFISLSTAGKANSVIGLCDDALRVISKQRADLGAYYNRMEHAAKGLMNAYENTQASESRIRDTDMAEQMTSFTRYQILTQAATSMLAQANMKSQSVMRLLQ, encoded by the coding sequence ATGATTATCAACCACAACGTAAGTGCGATCTTTGCACACAGAACTTTGAAGTCTAACGACGCGAACCTGAGCAAAGATATCGAAAAGTTGTCTTCTGGTATGCGTATTAACAAAGCCGGAGATGACGCATCTGGACTTGCAGTATCTGAGAAAATGAGAACTCAGATTGCTGGTCTTCGACGTGCAGAACAGAATACTGAAGATGGTATGTCCCTAATTCAAACGGCGGAAGGATATCTTCAAGAAACACACGAAATCGTTCAACGTGTTCGTGTACTCGCGGTGCAAGCTGCGAACGGTATCTACTCGGAAGAAGATAGACAACAGATCCAAGTCGAGGTTTCACAGCTAGTGGACGAGATCGATCGTATTGCTTCTCAAGCAGAATTCAACAAAATGAAACTGCTTACAGGAGCATTTGCTCGTCTCAACCCAACTGCTAGTATGTGGTTCCATATTGGAGCTAACATGCACCAAAGAGAGCGCGTGTACATTGAAACAATGAACACTGCGGCATTGGGATTAAGAAACCCTACGGTTCTTACTTTCATCTCTCTTTCGACTGCAGGTAAAGCAAACTCCGTAATCGGACTTTGTGATGATGCCCTAAGAGTTATCTCTAAACAAAGAGCTGACCTTGGTGCTTATTACAACCGTATGGAGCATGCTGCGAAAGGACTTATGAATGCTTATGAAAACACACAAGCATCTGAGTCTCGTATCCGTGATACTGACATGGCTGAACAAATGACCAGTTTCACAAGATACCAAATCTTAACTCAGGCTGCTACATCAATGCTTGCGCAAGCAAACATGAAGTCTCAGTCAGTGATGAGATTGCTCCAGTAA
- a CDS encoding chemotaxis protein CheA, giving the protein MDLTEVIDAYLVESDEFLRDMEAILLRTETSAPSDEDLNAIFRAVHTIKGTAGMFGFESTVKFTHVVENLLDRLRSHEIKFQAELTEILLKAKDHLSYLVAEETKGKIPESKIMQGNSILDLMKPFQGSEIVTSEKKQIQKENEIGLDKKTNYLLSAENQTQTIQNHKDSIPGYLISFRPNRNVFSQGLDPISFIGYLKKIGKIQSVKTIAETIPNTMDFDPESCYLGFEIHLESDAGLDAVRKVFNFIEADSFLHILPPDANIEDLADLSFQLPEEEILLGNIWREIQILTDASLVNYFEELKKRKTGISTNSEENHSSPPPHLSSDELHEDKTITNQKQDQNKSATIKVDSKRIDKLINRVGELVVSCANMNQLIGSMEDSNLQESSMLAMRLLNEVREISLKLRMVPIGDTFQKYTRTVRDLGKELGKDIKLITEGNDTELDRNIVDKLGDPLTHLVRNACDHGLETSKEREKKGKPKQGTIKLNAFHEAGSVVIEITDDGNGIQKEKVWQKGIDKGLVSGPLPDSEEEIFKLLFHPGLSTASQITNVSGRGVGLDVVLQNIESLRGSITVKSTPNQGSRFIIRLPLTLAIIDGFLVEVGKNQFIIPMDMVLECLHFTDDNKVDSNQFFALRGNLIPFLRLKDYYPCESSGENSRENIVIVRNGEKKAGIVVERLLGEYQTVIKPMGSVFRHVKGVSGSSILGDGNVALIIDIPSLFERTIAVENERLYK; this is encoded by the coding sequence ATGGATTTAACTGAGGTTATAGATGCCTATTTAGTTGAATCCGACGAATTCCTTCGGGATATGGAGGCAATTCTCTTACGTACAGAAACTTCTGCCCCTAGTGATGAAGATTTGAATGCCATCTTTCGAGCTGTTCATACTATCAAAGGGACAGCAGGAATGTTTGGATTTGAATCCACTGTGAAGTTTACCCATGTTGTGGAAAACTTACTGGATCGATTGCGTTCTCATGAAATCAAGTTCCAAGCTGAATTAACAGAAATTCTACTCAAAGCAAAAGACCACCTTTCCTATTTAGTCGCAGAAGAAACCAAAGGCAAAATCCCTGAGTCAAAAATCATGCAGGGAAATTCAATTTTAGATTTAATGAAACCCTTCCAAGGTTCTGAAATTGTTACTTCCGAAAAAAAGCAGATCCAGAAAGAAAATGAAATTGGTTTAGATAAAAAAACGAACTATTTGCTTTCTGCAGAAAACCAAACTCAAACAATCCAAAACCATAAGGATTCAATCCCTGGATATCTGATTTCATTTCGACCAAACCGTAACGTTTTTTCGCAAGGATTAGATCCTATCTCCTTTATTGGATATTTAAAAAAAATCGGGAAAATTCAATCGGTGAAAACCATTGCAGAAACCATCCCAAACACTATGGATTTTGATCCAGAATCTTGTTATTTGGGCTTTGAAATCCACTTGGAATCTGACGCTGGTTTGGATGCAGTAAGAAAAGTTTTTAACTTTATCGAAGCCGACTCTTTTTTACACATTCTCCCTCCTGATGCGAATATTGAAGATCTAGCAGACCTATCCTTCCAACTCCCAGAAGAAGAAATTTTACTTGGGAACATTTGGAGAGAAATTCAAATACTAACAGACGCTAGTCTTGTAAATTATTTTGAAGAACTAAAAAAAAGAAAAACAGGGATCAGTACGAACTCAGAAGAAAATCATTCTTCCCCTCCTCCCCACTTATCTTCAGATGAATTACACGAAGACAAAACAATCACAAATCAAAAACAAGACCAAAATAAATCAGCAACCATCAAGGTAGATTCAAAACGAATTGATAAATTGATCAATCGTGTGGGAGAACTTGTAGTTTCCTGTGCAAATATGAACCAACTCATTGGTTCCATGGAAGATTCCAACTTACAAGAATCGTCTATGCTTGCGATGCGTCTTCTAAACGAAGTGAGAGAAATTTCTTTAAAACTAAGAATGGTCCCAATTGGAGACACCTTCCAAAAATACACAAGGACTGTTCGCGATTTAGGGAAAGAACTTGGAAAGGATATCAAACTTATCACAGAAGGAAATGATACGGAACTCGACCGGAATATTGTTGATAAGTTAGGTGACCCACTCACACACTTAGTTAGAAACGCTTGTGACCACGGATTAGAAACTTCCAAAGAAAGGGAAAAAAAAGGAAAACCAAAGCAAGGTACCATCAAACTAAATGCCTTCCATGAAGCAGGAAGTGTTGTGATAGAAATCACTGATGACGGAAACGGAATTCAAAAAGAAAAAGTTTGGCAAAAGGGAATTGATAAAGGCCTCGTGTCTGGGCCGCTACCTGATTCGGAAGAGGAAATTTTTAAACTTCTTTTTCATCCTGGACTATCAACAGCCTCTCAAATCACCAATGTTTCCGGGAGAGGTGTGGGACTTGATGTAGTTTTACAAAATATTGAATCCCTCCGAGGTTCGATAACCGTCAAATCCACACCGAACCAAGGAAGTCGATTTATCATTCGACTCCCACTCACACTTGCCATCATCGATGGGTTTTTAGTAGAGGTTGGTAAAAACCAATTCATCATACCGATGGATATGGTATTAGAATGTTTACATTTTACAGATGATAACAAGGTTGATTCCAATCAATTCTTTGCGCTTCGAGGAAATTTAATTCCATTTCTTCGTCTGAAAGATTATTACCCATGTGAATCGAGTGGAGAAAATTCCAGAGAAAATATTGTTATTGTAAGGAATGGAGAAAAAAAAGCAGGAATCGTTGTAGAACGACTTCTGGGCGAATACCAAACGGTCATTAAACCAATGGGCTCAGTATTTCGCCATGTAAAAGGTGTTAGTGGGTCAAGCATTCTCGGTGATGGGAACGTGGCACTAATCATTGATATCCCTTCCTTATTTGAAAGAACCATTGCCGTCGAAAACGAAAGATTATATAAATGA
- the ispH gene encoding 4-hydroxy-3-methylbut-2-enyl diphosphate reductase, giving the protein MLETIYLANPRGFCAGVKYAISYVETAFQENPEAPLYVRKEIVHNQRVVEEMKKKGIQFIDELKEVPDGATVVFSAHGVSPEVVKEATERKMKIGDATCPLVTRVHKKARNIKDSHQIIYIGHRGHDEAIGTMGEAQMFLVESPEDVENLRNKIAKDKPLTYLMQTTLSVADTKNIVKKIEEVFPYVEHPQKDDICYATTERQEAVRSMLESVDAMLVIGAENSSNSVRLCQLAKKTRPASFQISRKEDVNPDHIKNSGIKTLGITAGASSPQILVDEIVGEILKHFPDAKVSLFPESREDTMSFRLPKELLKQY; this is encoded by the coding sequence GTGTTAGAGACAATATATTTAGCGAACCCCCGGGGATTTTGTGCGGGAGTGAAGTATGCCATTTCCTATGTGGAAACTGCATTCCAGGAGAACCCAGAAGCCCCTCTTTATGTTCGCAAGGAAATCGTCCACAACCAACGAGTTGTCGAAGAAATGAAGAAAAAAGGCATCCAATTCATCGACGAACTGAAAGAAGTTCCCGATGGTGCCACTGTTGTATTTTCTGCCCATGGAGTTTCCCCGGAAGTTGTAAAAGAAGCCACAGAACGAAAAATGAAAATTGGAGATGCCACCTGCCCCCTTGTCACTCGGGTCCATAAAAAAGCACGAAATATCAAAGATTCTCACCAAATCATCTATATTGGTCATAGAGGCCATGATGAGGCAATTGGAACGATGGGAGAGGCACAGATGTTTCTTGTGGAATCTCCAGAAGATGTGGAAAATTTACGGAACAAAATCGCAAAAGACAAACCACTCACCTATCTCATGCAAACCACCCTTTCCGTGGCTGATACAAAAAATATTGTCAAAAAAATTGAAGAAGTATTTCCTTACGTAGAACATCCTCAAAAGGATGATATCTGTTATGCGACAACAGAACGCCAGGAAGCAGTCAGGTCAATGTTAGAATCAGTAGATGCAATGCTTGTGATCGGTGCAGAAAATTCTTCTAATTCTGTTAGATTATGCCAATTGGCCAAAAAAACAAGACCTGCCAGTTTCCAAATCTCACGGAAAGAAGATGTAAACCCCGATCATATTAAAAATTCAGGAATAAAAACCCTTGGTATCACCGCTGGTGCCTCAAGCCCCCAAATCCTTGTGGATGAAATTGTAGGAGAGATTTTAAAACATTTTCCCGATGCCAAGGTATCTCTTTTTCCGGAAAGCAGAGAAGATACCATGAGTTTTAGATTACCGAAAGAACTACTCAAACAGTATTAG